In Rattus rattus isolate New Zealand chromosome 3, Rrattus_CSIRO_v1, whole genome shotgun sequence, one genomic interval encodes:
- the LOC116895542 gene encoding TD and POZ domain-containing protein 5-like — translation MDGIRENVTSPRFSLEASKEMQWCLRIFPNGVDDESKDYLSVYLGLLSCPKSPVWAKVQFWIINAQGEKYLITKMSNVLRFLPNQYWGYKKFILRDFLLYHRHRLLPEDQFTLCCKVSIVERSFSTPGENMRPAIKDPRQMLVNDIGELWENSLFTDCSLVVAGQEFRSHKAILAACSPVFRAMFEHEMLESLTNRIEIHDIHLQVFKEMMAFIYTGKAPHLHSRSMATDLLAAADKYDLQGLKGMCEDALCRNLSVKNAAHTLILADLHNTEHLKTRAMDFIILHASEVSDTVGWKSMVESHPHLVEEAFYSLSSIQRPGLEPSLNAERHFRSLTAMTYTCLPTAATSVFTNDFCLDYSIAGAFTVNLGKGSLVAQDLKRL, via the coding sequence ATGGATGGAATTCGTGAAAATGTCACAAGCCCAAGGTTCTCATTAGAGGCCAGTAAAGAAATGCAATGGTGTTTGAGGATATTCCCAAACGGTGTTGATGACGAAAGTAAAGATTACCTTTCAGTTTACCTGGGTTTGCTCAGTTGTCCAAAGAGCCCAGTTTGGGCAAAGGTACAGTTCTGGATCATAAACGCCCAAGGAGAGAAATATCTTATTACAAAAATGTCAAATGTTTTAAGGTTTCTGCCAAATCAATACTGGGGATACAAAAAGTTCATCCTTCGAGATTTCCTCCTCTACCATAGGCATCGGCTTCTCCCTGAGGACCAGTTCACCTTGTGCTGCAAGGTGAGCATAGTAGAACGCTCCTTTAGCACTCCTGGAGAGAACATGAGACCTGCAATCAAGGATCCAAGGCAGATGTTGGTCAACGACATAGGAGAGCTGTGGGAAAATTCCCTCTTCACAGACTGCAGCCTGGTGGTAGCTGGCCAGGAATTCAGATCTCACAAGGCCATCCTAGCAGCTTGCTCTCCAGTTTTCAGAGCCATGTTTGAACATGAAATGCTGGAGAGCCTAACAAACCGCATTGAGATCCATGACATTCATCTGCAAGTCTTTAAGGAAATGATGGCCTTCATTTATACAGGGAAGGCACCACACCTCCACAGCCGCTCAATGGCCACTGATTTGTTGGCAGCTGCTGACAAGTATGACCTGCAGGGCTTGAAGGGCATGTGTGAGGATGCCCTGTGCAGGAACCTCTCTGTGAAAAATGCTGCACACACTCTCATCCTGGCTGACCTCCACAACACAGAGCACCTGAAGACTAGGGCCATGGATTTCATTATACTTCATGCTTCTGAAGTCTCTGATACCGTGGGGTGGAAGTCAATGGTGGAGTCACATCCCCACTTGGTGGAGGAAGCATTTTACTCCCTGTCTTCCATACAGCGTCCTGGCTTGGAGCCCTCACTGAATGCTGAAAGACATTTTAGGAGCTTAACGGCTATGACCTACACCTGTCTTCCAACAGCAGCAACCAGTGTTTTTACAAATGACTTCTGTTTAGACTACAGTATTGCTGGAGCATTTACAGTGAATCTGGGGAAAGGCAGCCTGGTGGCTCAGGATTTAAAACGGCTGTAA
- the LOC116895541 gene encoding TD and POZ domain-containing protein 1-like, with amino-acid sequence MSGDLEFKSCGYTHSSVQKFCYEWIISNFSFCMDGILENITSPVFSLEANAEEMQWCLRIHPNGVDEESKDYLSVYLWLLSCPESPVWATFQFWIINAQVEKYQIIKVPNVLNFLPNQQWGHKKFIFQDFLLFYRHCLLPEEQLTMCCKVCIVGPSFSRPEQNMTPSIRDPRKTLAEDLGELWENSFFTDCSLVVAGQEFRAHKAILAARSPVFRAMCEHEMLEGLTNHFEIHNIHLHVFKEMMGFIYTGKAPHLQSHSIATGLLAVADMYDLQDLKVMCEDALCRNLSVKNAVPTFILADLHRTEHLNTKAMDFIILHASEFSETVG; translated from the coding sequence ATGTCAGGGGACCTGGAATTCAAGAGCTGTGGCTACACACATAGCAGTGTTCAGAAGTTCTGCTATGAGTGGATCATTAGCAACTTTTCATTTTGCATGGATGgaattttggaaaatattacAAGCCCAGTGTTCTCATTAGAGGCCAATGCAGAAGAAATGCAATGGTGTTTGAGGATACATCCAAACGGTGTTgatgaagaaagcaaagattaccTGTCAGTTTACCTGTGGTTACTCAGTTGTCCAGAGAGTCCAGTTTGGGCAACATTCCAGTTCTGGATTATAAACGCCCAAGTAGAGAAATATCAAATTATAAAGGTCCCAAATGTTTTAAACTTTCTACCAAACCAACAATGGGGACACAAAAAGTTCATCTTTCAAGATTTCCTCCTCTTTTATAGGCACTGCCTTCTCCCTGAAGAACAGCTCACCATGTGCTGCAAGGTGTGCATAGTAGGACCCTCCTTTAGCAGGCCTGAACAGAACATGACACCTTCAATCAGGGATCCAAGAAAGACGTTGGCAGAAGACCTAGGGGAGCTGTGGGAGAATTCCTTCTTTACAGACTGCAGCCTAGTGGTTGCTGGCCAGGAATTCAGAGCTCACAAGGCCATCCTAGCAGCTCGCTCTCCAGTTTTCAGAGCCATGTGTGAACATGAAATGCTGGAGGGCCTAACAAACCACTTTGAGATCCACAACATTCATCTGCATGTCTTTAAGGAAATGATGGGCTTCATTTACACAGGGAAGGCACCACACCTCCAAAGCCATTCAATTGCCACTGGTTTGTTGGCAGTTGCTGACATGTATGACCTGCAGGACTTGAAGGTCATGTGTGAGGATGCCCTGTGTAGGAACCTCTCTGTGAAAAATGCTGTACCCACTTTCATCCTGGCTGACCTCCACAGAACAGAGCACCTGAATACTAAGGCCATGGATTTCATTATACTTCATGCTTCTGAATTCTCTGAGACCGTGGGGTAG